In Thioclava sp. GXIMD2076, one DNA window encodes the following:
- a CDS encoding cobyric acid synthase: protein MKALMIQGAGSNVGKSMLVAGLCRAARLRGLSVAPFKPQNMSNNAAVTVDGGEIGRAQALQAMACGVEPVVDMNPILLKPESETGSQVIVQGKRRATVKARDYAALKPSLMAPVLESFARLKATHDLVIVEGAGSPAEVNLRKNDIANMGFACAADVPVVLAGDIDRGGVIAQIVGTQAVLGAGDRARIAGFLINKFRGDPRLFDEGYRMIETRTGWRGFGVLPWFAEAGRLPAEDALDLPNASGGSGLRVVCLGLSRIANFDDLDPLMQEPHVSLSILRAGQPLPGDTDLVIIPGSKSTRGDLAFLRAQGWEVDLQAHVRRGGRILGICGGYQMLGRVVHDPHGLEGPAGSDPGLGFLDIETVMVEDKRLTRVEALHAPTGCGFSGYEIHIGRSDGPDRARPFAMVAGVPEGAISPDGRIMGSYLHGMFGEDGFRAAWLGTLGARSGNIAHGALVEATLDALAAHLEAHLDVDGLLGLAR, encoded by the coding sequence ATGAAGGCGCTGATGATCCAGGGCGCGGGCTCGAATGTGGGAAAATCCATGCTGGTTGCGGGCTTGTGTCGGGCGGCGCGGCTGCGCGGGCTGAGCGTTGCGCCCTTCAAGCCGCAGAACATGTCCAACAATGCCGCCGTTACCGTGGATGGTGGCGAGATCGGGCGGGCGCAGGCCTTGCAGGCGATGGCCTGCGGAGTGGAGCCTGTGGTCGATATGAACCCGATCCTGCTCAAGCCCGAGAGCGAGACCGGATCGCAGGTGATCGTGCAGGGCAAGCGGCGGGCGACCGTGAAGGCGCGCGATTATGCGGCATTGAAGCCCTCTCTGATGGCGCCGGTTCTGGAGAGTTTCGCGCGCCTTAAGGCCACGCATGATCTGGTCATCGTCGAGGGGGCGGGTAGTCCTGCCGAGGTAAACCTGCGCAAGAATGACATTGCCAATATGGGCTTTGCCTGCGCGGCCGATGTGCCGGTGGTGCTGGCCGGAGATATCGATCGTGGCGGGGTGATCGCACAGATCGTGGGGACGCAGGCCGTGCTCGGCGCGGGCGACCGCGCGCGGATCGCAGGATTTCTCATCAACAAGTTCCGTGGCGATCCGCGGCTGTTTGACGAAGGTTACCGGATGATCGAGACGCGCACGGGCTGGCGCGGTTTTGGCGTTTTGCCGTGGTTTGCGGAGGCTGGCCGTCTGCCGGCCGAGGATGCGCTGGATTTGCCGAATGCCTCGGGTGGCTCGGGGCTCAGGGTGGTCTGTCTGGGGCTTTCGCGGATTGCCAATTTCGACGATCTCGATCCGCTGATGCAGGAGCCGCATGTGTCGCTGAGCATTTTGCGGGCGGGCCAGCCCCTGCCCGGTGATACCGATCTGGTGATCATTCCCGGTTCCAAATCCACCCGTGGCGATCTGGCCTTTTTGCGCGCGCAGGGCTGGGAAGTGGACTTGCAGGCGCATGTGCGGCGTGGCGGGCGGATCCTCGGGATCTGCGGCGGCTACCAGATGCTGGGGCGTGTCGTACATGATCCGCACGGGCTTGAAGGGCCTGCGGGCAGCGATCCCGGTCTGGGGTTTCTCGATATCGAAACGGTGATGGTAGAGGACAAGCGCCTGACACGGGTGGAGGCCCTCCATGCACCGACGGGATGCGGATTCTCGGGCTACGAGATCCATATCGGGCGTAGTGACGGGCCTGATCGTGCACGGCCCTTTGCGATGGTCGCGGGCGTGCCCGAAGGGGCAATCTCGCCCGATGGCCGGATCATGGGCAGCTATCTGCACGGGATGTTCGGTGAGGACGGGTTCCGTGCGGCATGGCTGGGCACGCTCGGAGCGCGGTCGGGCAATATTGCGCATGGAGCCCTGGTGGAAGCCACGCTCGACGCCTTGGCCGCCCATCTGGAGGCGCATCTGGATGTGGACGGCTTACTCGGCCTTGCCCGTTAG
- the cobD gene encoding threonine-phosphate decarboxylase CobD: MRDHGGNLDWAMAEYGRTGGQGEWVDLSTGINRVPYPVGTLPPAAYTDLPTGASMAALLAVARQSYGMTGGGIAALAGAQAAIQMLPMLLDGPRKARVLSPTYNEHAACLRQAGWQVEEVRHLRDLEGARLAVVVNPNNPDGQCHSPEVLMALRGRVGTLVVDESFADPRPDLSLAGQVGEEDLFVLRSFGKFYGLAGLRLGFALGAEARIARLREMAGPWPVCGAGLAIGTRALADRDWQSTTIARLVQDMARMDALAAQAGWDLVGGTELFRLYATPDAVRAQSRLARAHIWSRIFPWHPRWIRLGLPGNETEWARLAHALTGKAE, from the coding sequence ATGCGTGATCACGGTGGAAATCTCGATTGGGCCATGGCCGAATATGGCCGGACGGGCGGGCAGGGCGAGTGGGTCGACCTCTCCACAGGGATCAACCGCGTGCCCTATCCCGTGGGCACGCTCCCGCCTGCGGCCTATACCGACCTGCCCACCGGCGCGTCCATGGCGGCGCTGCTGGCCGTGGCGCGCCAGAGCTACGGCATGACCGGTGGGGGGATTGCCGCGCTGGCCGGTGCACAGGCGGCCATCCAGATGCTGCCGATGCTGCTGGACGGCCCGCGCAAGGCCCGCGTCCTCTCACCCACCTATAACGAGCATGCCGCGTGCCTGCGTCAGGCGGGCTGGCAGGTCGAGGAGGTCCGTCACCTTCGCGATTTGGAGGGCGCGCGGCTGGCCGTGGTGGTCAATCCCAACAATCCCGACGGGCAATGCCACAGCCCCGAGGTACTGATGGCCTTGCGCGGCAGGGTCGGCACGCTGGTGGTCGATGAAAGCTTCGCCGATCCGCGCCCCGATCTGTCGCTTGCGGGGCAGGTTGGAGAGGAGGATCTCTTCGTGCTGCGCTCGTTCGGCAAGTTCTACGGGCTGGCGGGGCTACGGCTTGGCTTTGCATTGGGGGCCGAAGCCCGGATCGCGCGGTTGCGCGAGATGGCAGGCCCTTGGCCTGTCTGCGGTGCGGGGCTTGCCATCGGCACCAGAGCGCTGGCAGATCGCGACTGGCAGAGCACCACGATCGCGCGGCTGGTTCAGGACATGGCCCGTATGGACGCGCTGGCCGCGCAGGCAGGCTGGGACCTTGTGGGTGGGACAGAGCTATTCCGGCTTTACGCGACCCCCGATGCGGTTCGGGCGCAGTCCCGACTGGCCCGCGCCCATATCTGGAGCCGCATCTTCCCGTGGCATCCGCGCTGGATCCGCCTCGGCCTTCCCGGCAACGAGACAGAATGGGCGCGCCTTGCGCATGCACTAACGGGCAAGGCCGAGTAA
- the cbiB gene encoding adenosylcobinamide-phosphate synthase CbiB, protein MTGALIMLIGFGIDAVLGWPAAVFRRIGHPVTWLGALIHALEGRLNRAHWSDNGRFWGGVATTLCAIFLPVMLAITITWLAPANWLGTLILSLCAWPLIAARSMYSHVAAVARPLSAGDVPQARVAVSMIVGRDPARLDEAGVARAALESLAENSSDGIIAPLFWGALLGLPGIAAYKAINTLDSMIGHRNDRYEWFGKFAARLDDGVNLIPARLTGLIFALVSAPVRALKVMAQDAGKHRSPNAGWPEAALAAGLSVRLSGPRVYGDHVAHEPYVNEGAPDPRPQDLTRGLSLYLRAMGLAALCLALLSCL, encoded by the coding sequence ATGACCGGAGCACTCATCATGCTGATCGGTTTCGGGATCGATGCGGTCCTTGGATGGCCCGCAGCCGTATTCCGGCGCATCGGCCATCCGGTGACATGGCTGGGGGCGTTGATCCATGCGCTGGAGGGGCGCCTCAATCGCGCGCATTGGTCCGATAACGGGCGGTTCTGGGGCGGGGTTGCGACCACGCTCTGCGCGATTTTCTTGCCCGTGATGCTCGCCATCACCATCACATGGCTTGCGCCCGCGAACTGGCTCGGGACGCTGATCCTGTCGCTTTGTGCTTGGCCGCTGATTGCCGCGCGCTCGATGTATAGCCACGTGGCCGCCGTTGCCCGCCCGCTTTCTGCGGGCGATGTGCCGCAGGCCCGCGTGGCGGTGTCGATGATCGTCGGGCGCGATCCGGCCCGGCTGGATGAGGCCGGGGTGGCGCGTGCGGCGCTCGAAAGCCTTGCCGAGAACAGTTCTGACGGGATCATCGCGCCGCTCTTCTGGGGGGCGCTTCTGGGGCTGCCGGGGATTGCGGCTTATAAGGCCATCAACACGCTCGATTCCATGATCGGCCATCGCAATGACCGCTATGAATGGTTCGGCAAATTCGCGGCCCGTCTGGATGATGGGGTGAACCTGATCCCCGCGCGCCTGACTGGGCTGATCTTTGCGCTGGTCTCCGCGCCTGTGCGGGCGCTCAAGGTGATGGCGCAGGATGCGGGCAAACACCGCTCGCCCAATGCCGGCTGGCCCGAGGCGGCCTTGGCGGCGGGTTTGAGCGTGCGCCTGTCGGGGCCGCGGGTCTATGGTGACCATGTGGCGCATGAACCCTATGTCAATGAAGGCGCCCCCGATCCGCGCCCGCAGGATCTGACGCGCGGGCTCTCCCTCTATCTCAGGGCGATGGGGCTTGCGGCCTTGTGTCTTGCCCTTCTGTCCTGTCTCTGA
- a CDS encoding propanediol utilization protein gives MRLTRSTRLRVAGHFGEFLQGRIGSTGPVALVSVPCPVLGVTLDVRAAPTGHVHDPQRLLPAGALAQIQRMLRRPLRGAVRLGASMVAGAGCGASTAALTALIRHMAPALPASQIMRLCWKIEGASDPLAHTYPDCHLWASRQGESLGVLPAPPPMRLIGGLWGAPEPTRPQDQHFADISDLLPAWRAACLRGDLAQVAALAAQSAARTTALRGPAADPTSGLACEVGALGYLRAHTGSARALVLPLSASRQQCDTIRDRLRAAGYGRVVEFTLGQRRGS, from the coding sequence ATGCGTCTGACCCGTAGCACGCGCCTGCGGGTCGCCGGACATTTCGGCGAGTTCCTGCAGGGACGGATCGGCAGCACGGGGCCGGTTGCGCTGGTCTCGGTGCCCTGTCCGGTGCTGGGCGTCACGCTCGATGTCAGAGCCGCACCCACAGGCCATGTGCATGACCCGCAACGCCTTCTGCCTGCGGGGGCACTGGCGCAGATCCAGCGGATGCTGCGGCGCCCCTTGCGCGGAGCGGTCCGGCTCGGCGCCTCAATGGTGGCGGGGGCGGGTTGTGGCGCCTCGACCGCCGCGCTGACGGCGCTGATCCGCCATATGGCGCCCGCGCTGCCCGCGTCGCAGATCATGCGGCTCTGCTGGAAGATCGAGGGCGCGAGCGACCCGCTGGCCCATACCTATCCGGACTGCCATCTCTGGGCCTCGCGTCAGGGAGAAAGCCTCGGCGTCTTGCCCGCGCCGCCGCCAATGCGCCTGATCGGCGGGCTCTGGGGTGCGCCCGAACCCACCCGTCCGCAAGATCAGCACTTTGCCGATATTTCGGATCTTCTGCCAGCCTGGCGGGCGGCCTGCCTGCGCGGGGATCTGGCACAGGTGGCTGCACTGGCGGCCCAGAGCGCCGCGCGCACGACCGCTCTGCGGGGGCCCGCGGCCGATCCCACATCAGGGCTCGCATGCGAGGTGGGGGCCTTGGGCTATCTGCGCGCCCATACGGGATCGGCACGGGCGCTGGTCCTGCCACTTTCGGCGTCGCGCCAACAGTGCGATACAATCCGTGACAGGCTGCGCGCGGCAGGCTATGGGCGGGTGGTGGAATTCACGCTCGGCCAGCGGAGGGGATCATGA
- a CDS encoding histidine phosphatase family protein: MSITQPSALPPPEDGPQCELVLIRHAPVIGDGCVYGRRDLGADLADRTALARVAEAVPEPARIVASPALRCVQTARALWPDLPIGTEPDFWEQDLGEWEGRPYAELPDLGPLPLEVLAAHRPPGGESFLDLCARVPRGLAPLSGRVTVLAHAGTIRAVLGLALDVPAAGLRFEIAPLSLTRVSFLSGGAVIHEVNRCV, encoded by the coding sequence ATGTCGATCACGCAGCCGTCAGCGCTCCCGCCGCCCGAGGACGGTCCGCAATGCGAGCTGGTGCTGATCCGCCATGCCCCCGTTATAGGCGATGGGTGTGTCTATGGACGCCGCGATCTCGGCGCAGATCTCGCGGACCGGACGGCCTTGGCGCGGGTGGCGGAGGCGGTGCCAGAGCCTGCGCGCATCGTGGCAAGTCCCGCGCTGCGCTGTGTCCAGACCGCGCGCGCGCTCTGGCCCGATCTGCCGATCGGGACCGAGCCGGATTTCTGGGAACAGGATCTCGGGGAATGGGAGGGCCGTCCCTATGCCGAACTGCCCGATCTGGGGCCGCTACCGCTCGAGGTGCTGGCCGCACATCGACCGCCCGGGGGCGAGAGTTTTCTCGATCTCTGCGCACGGGTGCCGCGTGGTCTTGCGCCGCTGTCGGGGCGGGTGACGGTGCTCGCCCATGCCGGAACCATCCGCGCCGTGCTGGGGCTGGCCTTGGACGTGCCCGCTGCGGGGCTGCGCTTCGAGATCGCGCCGCTATCGCTCACGCGGGTGAGTTTCCTGTCCGGGGGCGCGGTGATCCACGAGGTCAACCGATGCGTCTGA
- the cobU gene encoding bifunctional adenosylcobinamide kinase/adenosylcobinamide-phosphate guanylyltransferase produces the protein MSKIILMTGGARSGKSRLAENQALSLGSPAIYIATARIWDAETQARVEEHRARRLTGWRDIEAPLDLVGALRDTDGGAPRLVDCLTMWLTNLMMENRDIEAEAEALIGCLPQLDAPVIFVTNEVGMGIVPENALARRFRDAQGQLNQKIAAVADEVHLVTCGYALKVKPQ, from the coding sequence ATGAGCAAGATCATTCTAATGACCGGCGGCGCGCGTTCAGGCAAGTCTCGCCTCGCGGAGAACCAGGCCCTGAGCCTCGGCTCTCCCGCGATCTATATTGCCACGGCACGGATCTGGGATGCCGAGACACAGGCGCGGGTCGAGGAACACCGCGCCCGTCGTCTTACGGGCTGGCGCGATATCGAGGCGCCGCTCGATCTCGTCGGCGCTCTTAGGGATACCGACGGGGGCGCGCCGCGTCTTGTCGACTGCCTGACGATGTGGCTGACCAACCTGATGATGGAGAACCGCGATATCGAGGCGGAGGCAGAGGCCCTTATCGGCTGTTTGCCACAGCTCGACGCGCCGGTTATTTTCGTCACCAACGAGGTCGGAATGGGAATCGTTCCTGAAAACGCTCTTGCGCGCCGCTTCCGCGACGCGCAAGGACAGCTTAACCAGAAAATAGCCGCCGTGGCGGATGAGGTCCATCTTGTCACCTGCGGCTATGCACTAAAGGTCAAACCACAATGA
- the cobT gene encoding nicotinate-nucleotide--dimethylbenzimidazole phosphoribosyltransferase, whose amino-acid sequence MSLFPLSTLSQLDGLADRLPAFDNEAAEAARTRQGQLTKPPGSLGRLEDLAVFMAGWRVTDRPRIGKAQAIVFAGNHGICAQGVNPFPQSVTAQMVANYEHGGAAINQLCRANGAELSAVAIDLDRPTRDFTQGPAMDEAEALEALNRGAASVNPKADVLILGEMGIGNSTIAAALASALFGGDVADWVGRGTGSDDAGVARKISAIERGLERHQGLSAAQTLAALGGREQAAICGAVLAARLYRIPVLLDGFICTASAAPLFGVDARLLEHCLVGHVSAEPGHRKILGHLGKDPILGFDMRLGEGTGAALALGILRSALECHNGMATFSEAGVDEAHEDDTTMDAAQ is encoded by the coding sequence ATGAGCCTCTTTCCGCTTTCCACCCTGTCCCAGCTCGACGGTCTCGCCGACAGGCTGCCCGCGTTCGACAACGAGGCCGCCGAGGCGGCCCGCACGCGGCAGGGCCAGCTCACCAAGCCGCCGGGATCCTTGGGGCGGCTGGAGGATCTGGCGGTCTTCATGGCAGGCTGGCGGGTCACCGACAGGCCCCGCATCGGCAAGGCACAGGCGATTGTGTTTGCAGGAAACCACGGGATCTGCGCGCAAGGGGTAAACCCGTTCCCGCAATCGGTCACCGCGCAGATGGTGGCCAATTACGAACATGGCGGCGCTGCGATCAACCAGCTCTGCCGCGCGAACGGGGCCGAGTTGTCGGCCGTCGCCATCGATCTCGACCGCCCCACGCGTGATTTCACGCAAGGCCCCGCGATGGACGAGGCCGAGGCGCTCGAGGCGCTCAATCGCGGTGCGGCATCCGTGAACCCAAAGGCGGATGTGCTGATATTGGGCGAGATGGGTATTGGCAATTCCACCATTGCGGCGGCACTGGCTTCGGCGCTCTTCGGGGGCGATGTGGCCGATTGGGTCGGGCGTGGCACGGGGTCGGACGATGCGGGGGTCGCGCGCAAGATCTCGGCTATCGAACGTGGCCTCGAACGCCATCAGGGCCTGAGCGCGGCGCAAACGCTTGCCGCCCTTGGCGGGCGCGAGCAGGCTGCGATCTGCGGCGCGGTGCTGGCCGCACGGCTCTACCGGATTCCGGTGCTCCTTGACGGATTCATCTGCACGGCCTCGGCCGCCCCCCTCTTCGGGGTCGATGCGCGGCTTCTGGAGCACTGCCTCGTCGGCCATGTCAGCGCCGAGCCCGGCCATCGCAAGATCCTTGGTCACCTTGGAAAGGATCCGATCCTCGGTTTCGACATGCGATTGGGCGAAGGCACCGGCGCGGCCCTTGCACTCGGCATCCTGCGCTCGGCGCTCGAATGCCATAACGGCATGGCGACCTTCTCGGAGGCGGGTGTCGATGAAGCGCACGAGGATGACACGACCATGGATGCCGCCCAATGA
- a CDS encoding adenosylcobinamide-GDP ribazoletransferase codes for MIRARLAELQLAVILLSRLPAGRLPEDKINLGQTVWAYPIAGLLIGTGGALALGLSALLGLPPFAAALLCLVTLTFLTGALHEDGLADLADGFGGGREREKKLDIMRDSRIGSYGVTALILAYGLRACGIAALYAQGAHLAAAALIALAMASRAQIAIWQSLMPVARPDGMGHAATGVPKNALILALVYGALGLTLTGIYAPLIGLAVVLGGAAVAYLAKRQIGGQTGDVLGASQQASEILGWIALMSLL; via the coding sequence ATGATCCGCGCCCGTCTGGCCGAATTGCAGCTTGCCGTCATCCTGCTCTCGCGCCTGCCTGCAGGCCGGTTGCCGGAGGATAAGATCAATCTCGGCCAGACGGTCTGGGCCTATCCGATCGCGGGTCTGCTGATCGGCACGGGAGGAGCGCTGGCGCTGGGGCTCTCGGCCCTTCTGGGGCTGCCGCCCTTTGCGGCGGCCCTCCTGTGCCTTGTCACGCTGACCTTCCTGACGGGCGCGCTCCATGAGGACGGGCTGGCCGATCTGGCGGACGGGTTCGGCGGTGGTCGCGAGCGTGAGAAAAAGCTCGATATCATGCGCGACAGCCGGATCGGCAGCTACGGGGTAACCGCGCTGATCCTGGCCTATGGCCTGCGCGCCTGCGGTATCGCGGCGCTTTATGCCCAGGGCGCCCATCTGGCGGCAGCGGCGCTGATCGCGCTGGCTATGGCCTCGCGCGCGCAGATCGCCATCTGGCAAAGCCTGATGCCGGTGGCCCGCCCCGACGGGATGGGCCATGCCGCCACCGGGGTTCCGAAAAACGCCCTGATCCTCGCGCTAGTCTATGGCGCGCTGGGGCTGACGCTGACGGGGATCTATGCGCCGCTCATCGGGCTGGCCGTGGTGCTGGGCGGGGCGGCCGTGGCCTATCTCGCCAAGCGCCAGATCGGCGGGCAGACCGGCGATGTGCTGGGCGCAAGCCAGCAGGCCTCCGAGATCCTCGGCTGGATCGCCCTGATGTCGCTATTGTAG
- a CDS encoding transglutaminase family protein, producing the protein MAIYASIHHLTHYKYDRDVMLGPQIIRLRPAPHSRTKVISHALKVTPAEHFVNLQQDPYGNWLARFVFPEPVREFKIEVDLVADMTVYNPFDFFVEECAEYWPFDYPSDYAADLAVYRKPEEGSEALDEFVATIPRKKERTVDFLVGLNMQVSNLVDYTIRLEPGVQTPEETLTLKSGSCRDSSWLLVQVLRRLGFAARFVSGYLIQLKPDVKALDGPSGTEHDFTDLHAWVEVYLPGAGWIGLDPTSGLMTGESHIPLAATPHYRTAAPIAGGFTADGTPEVEFDFDMEVTRVAEHPRITKPFSDEAWEALNDLGKQVDRDLASGDVRLTMGGEPTFVSIDDFQSEEWNTAAVGPQKRDRADVLIRKLQGRFAPGGFLHYGQGKWYPGETLPRWTFSLYWRHDGQPVWSNTDLIAPEGTSQDATPLQAQELMREIASQLDVDENYVIPAYEDPAEWLVREAQLPENVTPANSKLEDAEARHRIARVFDRGLTTPTAFVLPVQRWQAKAGGAGWRSERWKLRRGAMLLAPGDSPAGYRLPLASLPHLSAAQYPYHNPADPTIPRPPLPKRDPVKPAERLSQPMASFIPSEPMGEGFTPQGSPEIEGFVRTALSVEPRDGRLCVFMPPVVWLEDYLDLLRAAETAAANLGLKVHIEGYAPPNDPRLNVIRVAPDPGVIEVNIHPAHSWEDCVATTEAIYEEARLSRLGADKFMIDGRHTGTGGGNHVVVGGETPNDSPFLRRPDLLKSLILTWQRHPSLSYLFSGMFIGPTSQAPRIDEARHDSLYELEIALNQIQPGMAVPPWLTDRLLRNILIDVTGNTHRAEICIDKLYSPDGPTGRLGLVEFRGFEMPPHPRMSLAQQLLIRAIIARAWKAPVEGRPVRWGTVLHDRFMLPHFIWEDFLSLLAELKEHGYAFDPAWFVAQEEFRFPFCGQITVEGVHLELKQALEPWHVLGETGAIGGTVRYTDSSVERMQVKMTSLHQDRYKVTCNGRFLPMTPTGTSGTSVAGVRYKAWKPPESLHPTLPTNAPLVFDIYDTWSNRAIGGCTYNVAHPGGRNYDTFPVNANEAEARRLARFQPFGHTPGAYVPPMEHPHPEFPLTLDLRRPIGLI; encoded by the coding sequence ATGGCGATTTACGCATCGATTCATCATCTTACCCATTACAAATATGACCGCGACGTCATGCTTGGCCCGCAGATCATCCGTCTGCGACCGGCGCCGCACTCGCGCACCAAGGTGATCTCGCATGCGCTGAAAGTCACACCGGCCGAGCATTTCGTGAACCTCCAGCAGGATCCCTATGGCAACTGGCTGGCGCGGTTTGTCTTCCCCGAGCCGGTGCGCGAGTTCAAGATCGAGGTCGATCTGGTGGCCGATATGACGGTCTATAACCCGTTCGATTTCTTCGTCGAGGAATGTGCCGAATACTGGCCCTTCGACTATCCGTCGGATTATGCCGCAGATCTTGCCGTCTACCGCAAACCCGAGGAAGGCTCGGAGGCGCTCGACGAATTCGTTGCGACCATCCCGCGCAAGAAGGAGCGCACGGTCGATTTCCTCGTGGGCCTCAACATGCAGGTCTCGAACCTCGTCGATTACACGATCCGGCTGGAACCGGGCGTGCAGACGCCCGAGGAGACGCTGACGCTTAAATCGGGTTCCTGCCGTGACAGCAGCTGGCTTCTGGTGCAGGTGCTGCGGCGGCTTGGCTTTGCCGCGCGGTTTGTCTCGGGCTATCTGATCCAGCTCAAACCCGATGTGAAGGCGCTCGATGGCCCCTCGGGGACCGAGCATGATTTCACGGATCTGCACGCATGGGTCGAGGTCTATCTGCCCGGTGCGGGCTGGATCGGGCTCGACCCGACCTCCGGCCTGATGACCGGCGAGAGCCATATTCCGCTGGCCGCCACGCCGCATTACCGCACCGCCGCCCCTATCGCCGGTGGCTTTACCGCCGATGGCACCCCCGAGGTCGAATTCGATTTCGACATGGAGGTGACCCGCGTGGCCGAGCACCCGCGCATTACCAAGCCGTTTTCGGACGAGGCATGGGAGGCGCTCAACGATCTGGGTAAACAGGTCGACCGCGATCTGGCCTCGGGCGATGTCCGCCTGACGATGGGCGGCGAGCCGACGTTCGTCTCCATCGATGATTTCCAGTCCGAGGAATGGAATACCGCCGCCGTTGGCCCGCAGAAGCGCGACCGTGCCGATGTGCTGATCCGCAAGCTGCAGGGTCGTTTCGCACCGGGTGGCTTCCTGCATTACGGTCAGGGCAAATGGTATCCGGGCGAGACGCTTCCGCGCTGGACCTTCTCTCTCTACTGGCGCCATGATGGGCAGCCGGTCTGGTCGAACACTGACCTGATCGCCCCCGAGGGCACATCGCAAGATGCCACGCCGCTGCAGGCGCAGGAGCTGATGCGGGAAATCGCGAGCCAGCTGGATGTGGATGAGAATTACGTCATTCCCGCCTATGAGGACCCTGCCGAATGGCTGGTGCGCGAGGCGCAGCTTCCCGAGAATGTGACGCCTGCCAATTCCAAGCTGGAGGATGCCGAGGCGCGCCACCGCATAGCGCGGGTCTTCGACCGTGGCCTGACCACGCCCACTGCCTTCGTGCTGCCGGTCCAGCGCTGGCAGGCCAAGGCGGGCGGTGCGGGCTGGCGCTCGGAGCGCTGGAAACTGCGGCGCGGCGCGATGCTTCTGGCTCCCGGTGACAGCCCTGCGGGCTACCGTCTGCCGCTGGCCTCGCTGCCGCATCTGAGTGCGGCGCAATACCCCTATCACAACCCCGCCGACCCGACGATCCCGCGCCCGCCCCTGCCCAAGCGCGATCCGGTGAAACCGGCCGAGCGGCTGAGCCAGCCGATGGCCTCTTTCATCCCTTCCGAACCGATGGGGGAAGGCTTCACACCGCAAGGCTCGCCCGAGATCGAAGGCTTCGTGCGCACCGCGCTTTCGGTGGAGCCGCGTGACGGGCGGCTGTGTGTCTTCATGCCGCCGGTAGTCTGGCTCGAGGATTATCTCGACCTTCTGCGCGCAGCCGAGACGGCGGCGGCCAATCTGGGGCTCAAGGTCCATATCGAGGGCTATGCCCCCCCGAATGATCCTCGTCTCAACGTCATCCGCGTGGCCCCCGATCCGGGCGTGATCGAGGTCAATATCCACCCTGCCCATTCCTGGGAGGATTGCGTGGCCACCACCGAGGCGATCTACGAAGAGGCGCGCCTCTCGCGGCTCGGGGCCGACAAGTTCATGATCGATGGACGCCATACCGGCACGGGCGGCGGCAATCATGTGGTGGTGGGCGGCGAGACGCCCAATGACAGCCCCTTCCTGCGCCGCCCCGACCTTCTGAAATCGCTGATCCTGACATGGCAGCGCCATCCCTCGCTCAGCTATCTCTTCTCGGGCATGTTCATCGGCCCGACCTCGCAGGCGCCCCGCATCGACGAGGCCCGCCATGACAGCCTCTACGAGCTCGAGATCGCGCTGAACCAGATCCAGCCGGGCATGGCCGTGCCGCCATGGCTGACCGACCGCCTGCTGCGCAATATCCTGATAGACGTGACGGGCAATACCCACCGCGCCGAGATCTGTATCGACAAGCTCTACTCGCCCGATGGCCCGACAGGCCGTCTGGGCCTCGTGGAGTTCCGCGGCTTCGAGATGCCGCCGCATCCGCGCATGTCGCTGGCCCAGCAGCTCCTGATCCGTGCGATCATCGCACGGGCCTGGAAAGCGCCCGTCGAAGGGCGTCCGGTGCGCTGGGGCACGGTGCTCCATGACCGCTTCATGTTGCCGCATTTCATCTGGGAGGATTTCCTGAGCCTTCTGGCCGAGCTGAAAGAGCATGGCTATGCGTTCGATCCGGCATGGTTCGTGGCGCAGGAGGAGTTCCGCTTCCCCTTCTGCGGACAGATCACCGTCGAGGGCGTGCATCTGGAGCTGAAACAGGCGCTCGAGCCGTGGCATGTGCTGGGCGAGACCGGCGCGATCGGTGGCACTGTGCGCTATACCGACAGCTCGGTCGAGCGGATGCAGGTCAAGATGACCTCGCTCCATCAGGACCGCTACAAGGTCACCTGCAACGGGCGCTTCCTGCCGATGACGCCCACGGGCACCTCGGGCACCTCGGTCGCGGGCGTGCGCTACAAGGCATGGAAGCCGCCGGAATCGCTGCATCCGACCCTGCCTACCAATGCGCCTTTGGTGTTTGACATCTATGACACATGGTCAAACCGCGCGATCGGAGGCTGCACCTATAACGTGGCCCATCCGGGCGGGCGCAACTACGACACCTTCCCTGTCAATGCCAATGAGGCGGAGGCGCGGCGTCTGGCGCGGTTCCAGCCGTTCGGGCATACCCCGGGGGCCTATGTGCCGCCGATGGAACATCCGCATCCCGAATTCCCCTTGACGCTTGACCTTCGACGTCCCATCGGGCTGATCTGA